A region from the Metopolophium dirhodum isolate CAU chromosome 9, ASM1992520v1, whole genome shotgun sequence genome encodes:
- the LOC132952815 gene encoding sorting nexin-29 isoform X1 — protein MAHVNTSEAGKCERLQKNLLNSVKQCQKRFGSSSEIATESDQEVSNLCQCIEAILSHGLKSINAEDKSSLLKRRVTKIVTGLSDGDKSQNRLIPFWCFVKEILNEPEIQRFDLLSNIRNDYGRGKAWLRASINERCLEKYMHLCINNENLINRFYEKWAFMSNTEKSSILPITAAGLSSIVFALAIDKLEFNKDVLDFTFNEPIIYGDSNLILKKENSGKLKKIKANVINFDQSEDDIQTAEEVKSDNDVLLHVGNEASATSITSYDTITGYFIGEFEDLPSTEKELENRLRKLSTINENTDSYEVFVPVSSLSPPCDTDDESKSMGSNEDSNSLHRFDESRDQLLFLEKQYQGNINGLTTKITDLTRENDLLKHQLRKYVSAVQLMKQDENESEEAKLYQQKLIQVAEMHSELIELNGRLNNQIIAKDHCITKLRTELVSLRGPLPSDEIPHTNIHLWVPSAFLVGRINDPHHVYQIHVRILNEEWNVYRRYSQFTEFHKQLKKQYNVVSTISLPPKKTIGNKGANFVEERRKKLQIYLRQIMNFLITINRILANSPNKYNLVNLVPFFSEQYNQSYSGKLSWLNVSCLMAQNSVIDLNSSSSHHQYTGL, from the exons ATGGCTCACGTGAACACAAGTGAGGCTGGCAAGTGTGAAAGATTACAAAAAAATCTTTTGAACTCTGTGAAACAGTGTCAAAAACGATTTGGCAGTTCTTCTGAAATAGCAACTGAATCTGATCAGGAAGTCTCTAACTTATGTCAGTGCATTGAAGCCATATTGAGTCATGGGCTGAAATCAATTAATGCAGAGGACAA AAGTTCATTGTTGAAACGGCGAGTGACAAAAATCGTTACTGGTCTTTCAGATGGAGACAAAAGTCAAAATCGTCTCATTCCATTTTGGTGTTTtgttaaagaaatattaaacgaaCCGGAAATACAACGTTTTGATTTGTTATCAAATATCAGGAACGATTACGGTCGAGGTAAAGCTTGGTTAAGAGCCTCCATCAATGAACGGTGCTTGGAAAAGTACATGCATTTGTGTATTAACAATGAAAATCTCATAAATCGATTTTACGAAAAATGGGCTTTTATGAGTAATACagaaaaaagttcaatattgcCCATTACTGCTGCTG GTTTATCATCAATAGTATTTGCCTTGGCaatagataaactagaattcAATAAAGATGTCTTAGATTTCACCTTTAATGAACCAATAATTTATGGag atagcaatttaatattaaaaaaggaaaatagtggaaaattaaaaaaaataaaagcaaatgtaataaattttgATCAAAGTGAGGATGATATTCAAACGGCTGAAGAAGTAAAATCTGACAATGATGTATTATTACATGTTGGTAATGAAGCTTCAGCTACATCAATAACTTCGTATGATACAATT ACTGGTTATTTTATTGGAGAGTTTGAAGATTTGCCATCAACTGAAAAGGAGCTGgaaaatag GTTGAGAAAATTAAGCACCATCAATGAAAATACTGACTCTTATGAAGTTTTTGTGCCTGTATCTTCTTTAAGTCCTCCTTGTGACACAG atgatGAAAGTAAGTCAATGGGATCTAATGAAGATAGTAATAGTTTGCATAGATTTGACGAATCAAGAGAtcaattgttatttttggaaaaacaaTATCAGGGAAATATTAATGGACTTACAACTAAAATCACTGATTTAACTCG tGAAAATGACTTATTGAAACATCAATTGAGAAAATATGTTAGTGCTGTGCAGTTGATGAAACAAGATGAAAATGAAAGTGAGGAAGCTAAACTATATCAGCAAAAACTAATTcaa gTTGCTGAAATGCACAGTGAACTGATTGAACTAAATGGTCGTTTAAACAATCAAATTATAGCAAAAGATCATTGCATTACTAAACTGAGAACAGAATTGGTATCATTGAGAGGCCCATTACCTTCAGATGAAATaccacacacaaacattcactTATGGGTTCCATCTGCATTTTTAGTTGGACGAATTAATGACCCACATCATGTATACCAG atcCATGTACGAATTCTAAATGAAGAATGGAATGTTTACCGAAGATATTCACAGTTTACAGAATTtcacaaacaattaaaaaaacagtataatgTGGTGTCAACAATTTCATTGCCACCTAAAAAGACAATTGGAaataag ggTGCCAACTTTGTTGAAGAGCGACGCAAAAAGTTACAAATATACTTAAGACAGATAATGAATTTTTTGATAACGATAAACCGGATATTGGCCAATTCTCCCAACAAGTATAACTTGGTTAATCTTGTACCATTTTTcag tGAACAATATAACCAAAGTTATAGCGGAAAACTGTCGTGGTTAAATGTAAGTTGTCTGATGGCTCAAAATTCCGTAATAGATTTAAATAGTTCTAGTTCTCATCATCAGTATACTGGCTTATGA
- the LOC132952815 gene encoding sorting nexin-29 isoform X2 — MQRTNGDKSQNRLIPFWCFVKEILNEPEIQRFDLLSNIRNDYGRGKAWLRASINERCLEKYMHLCINNENLINRFYEKWAFMSNTEKSSILPITAAGLSSIVFALAIDKLEFNKDVLDFTFNEPIIYGDSNLILKKENSGKLKKIKANVINFDQSEDDIQTAEEVKSDNDVLLHVGNEASATSITSYDTITGYFIGEFEDLPSTEKELENRLRKLSTINENTDSYEVFVPVSSLSPPCDTDDESKSMGSNEDSNSLHRFDESRDQLLFLEKQYQGNINGLTTKITDLTRENDLLKHQLRKYVSAVQLMKQDENESEEAKLYQQKLIQVAEMHSELIELNGRLNNQIIAKDHCITKLRTELVSLRGPLPSDEIPHTNIHLWVPSAFLVGRINDPHHVYQIHVRILNEEWNVYRRYSQFTEFHKQLKKQYNVVSTISLPPKKTIGNKGANFVEERRKKLQIYLRQIMNFLITINRILANSPNKYNLVNLVPFFSEQYNQSYSGKLSWLNVSCLMAQNSVIDLNSSSSHHQYTGL, encoded by the exons ATGCAGAGGACAA ATGGAGACAAAAGTCAAAATCGTCTCATTCCATTTTGGTGTTTtgttaaagaaatattaaacgaaCCGGAAATACAACGTTTTGATTTGTTATCAAATATCAGGAACGATTACGGTCGAGGTAAAGCTTGGTTAAGAGCCTCCATCAATGAACGGTGCTTGGAAAAGTACATGCATTTGTGTATTAACAATGAAAATCTCATAAATCGATTTTACGAAAAATGGGCTTTTATGAGTAATACagaaaaaagttcaatattgcCCATTACTGCTGCTG GTTTATCATCAATAGTATTTGCCTTGGCaatagataaactagaattcAATAAAGATGTCTTAGATTTCACCTTTAATGAACCAATAATTTATGGag atagcaatttaatattaaaaaaggaaaatagtggaaaattaaaaaaaataaaagcaaatgtaataaattttgATCAAAGTGAGGATGATATTCAAACGGCTGAAGAAGTAAAATCTGACAATGATGTATTATTACATGTTGGTAATGAAGCTTCAGCTACATCAATAACTTCGTATGATACAATT ACTGGTTATTTTATTGGAGAGTTTGAAGATTTGCCATCAACTGAAAAGGAGCTGgaaaatag GTTGAGAAAATTAAGCACCATCAATGAAAATACTGACTCTTATGAAGTTTTTGTGCCTGTATCTTCTTTAAGTCCTCCTTGTGACACAG atgatGAAAGTAAGTCAATGGGATCTAATGAAGATAGTAATAGTTTGCATAGATTTGACGAATCAAGAGAtcaattgttatttttggaaaaacaaTATCAGGGAAATATTAATGGACTTACAACTAAAATCACTGATTTAACTCG tGAAAATGACTTATTGAAACATCAATTGAGAAAATATGTTAGTGCTGTGCAGTTGATGAAACAAGATGAAAATGAAAGTGAGGAAGCTAAACTATATCAGCAAAAACTAATTcaa gTTGCTGAAATGCACAGTGAACTGATTGAACTAAATGGTCGTTTAAACAATCAAATTATAGCAAAAGATCATTGCATTACTAAACTGAGAACAGAATTGGTATCATTGAGAGGCCCATTACCTTCAGATGAAATaccacacacaaacattcactTATGGGTTCCATCTGCATTTTTAGTTGGACGAATTAATGACCCACATCATGTATACCAG atcCATGTACGAATTCTAAATGAAGAATGGAATGTTTACCGAAGATATTCACAGTTTACAGAATTtcacaaacaattaaaaaaacagtataatgTGGTGTCAACAATTTCATTGCCACCTAAAAAGACAATTGGAaataag ggTGCCAACTTTGTTGAAGAGCGACGCAAAAAGTTACAAATATACTTAAGACAGATAATGAATTTTTTGATAACGATAAACCGGATATTGGCCAATTCTCCCAACAAGTATAACTTGGTTAATCTTGTACCATTTTTcag tGAACAATATAACCAAAGTTATAGCGGAAAACTGTCGTGGTTAAATGTAAGTTGTCTGATGGCTCAAAATTCCGTAATAGATTTAAATAGTTCTAGTTCTCATCATCAGTATACTGGCTTATGA